The DNA sequence CTGGTGTACTGACCTGTTCGGGAGCCACAGGGTTATGCACTATGCTGTGAGAGTTAAAGCCACCACCAGTCACacatgagcagcagcaacaccagAGCTTGTGATATCATGGAAAAAGGCAATTTGacatatttgatttaaaattaaaaaaaatgaaagcacaTTGTTGCCATAAGGAGGGACATCTTTTTGTCCCggattaaaaatgtattccaGTGTAAATGAGACCATTAGAAAATCCTCATTAAGTTCATCATCACTTTTAACCCTGTTATGTTGCACCGATGAGCTACACCTCTAATTGCCTCCACTCAGGATGGAAGTTATATTTTCACTCCGTAAAAACTACTGTTCTACAAAACGTGGTGGAAAAAAGATCCCACATCTTTATGACGTGATCcagcaaattaaaatgtggtttcatacaCTGACTGGGGGAATGTACTCTACTTGATTTTAAGTTCATTCTCAACATTTTGACTTAAATCTCGAAATTTCCACTGGTTTGTGATTTTATTCCCAACAATTCAACCGAATTCTCGACATTTCATCTTAATTTCCAACATTGCAACTTAATCCTTTTCTCTAATTTCTTTCAGCATTATTCTCAACAGTTCATCTTAATTTTCAACATTAATTCTTCCTCCGATCTATTTCAATATTATTCCgaacattttgattttattgttgacattttgacattctTCTCTGTCTAATCCTAATACTCTTCCTTGGACGTCCTCTCGGGAGAATGTTGGTGTCTTTGAACATCTCTACAGGTGTGATGAAAACCCCTGTGTGAAGAGCCTTTACAGCTGTATGCAACATTTACATGGTGCCACTGTGGTATTGACACTCCAGACCGAATCACAACTAAAACAATTGAAGTATCAAGTATTTTTCAGTAATATTGGACAAACTTTGCTTTTATGTTGGATGAAAATGAGATTGAACATGAGTGACTCTAAACCACATTTAATCTCCATCACTTTATAAGTTAAAACAGtctttaaaaagtataaagtgctgcttcagttttttgtattttctttttaaaggtCTGAAGCCTTTTTTAAACATCACCAACACATGATCAGTTCAGTTCTACTGCAGCTGTTTCACCAGCTCCGCGTCCATCTCACAGTCTGAACTCTGGTGCACCTTCAGCGCATTTCCTCCTCCGAGCTTCACCTTCGGTTTAAAGGGCTCAGACAGCAGCTCCTTCTGGATCCTCTGCTCCCTCCGCCTCCTCAGCAGAGCCAGGATCTCCCTCCTCTGATCGGCCATGGCCTCGTACCGCTGCCTCTCCTCCCGTTGCTGCCGCAGAGCCGGGGCGCTCGGTGTCTCCGAGGCACTGGAGGTCCGGGCTCCTGCAGCCGCGGTGCTGCCGCGCTGCGGCCGGGACACCGGCAGCCTCTGTCGGATGTCAGCCGACAGCAGCAGCCGGGACTCGAGCGGCGGCAGCATGGACATGGAGCTCCACAGCTGCCGGGCGTGGGACACGTCCTCCGGAGCAGAGCCGTCAAACACCGTGAAGAATTGATCCAAGTCCTCCGGGTGAACAGACATGTTTTtaggaggaagaaggaaagtGATGTTGTTAGGTGTGGTCACCATAGTAACGAGACTAACAGCAGACCAACAGGAACCGTTGTTACATCTTCCGcaaattcatttcaaaataaaagtagacTTAATTGGCTAATAAGGAAAATGTTTCAATATAATTTAGCGATCAGATAATGGAATGGATAATGGAATAAAAAGTGCAATGTTTCCCTCTGACGTGTATTAGAGTCACATGAAGATAGAGAAAAAGGATTTACTCAACCAcctaaatgttttactttagaAAATATAATTAGTTACTTTTGACTTACTTTACAAAATCATTACTTAGTAATAACCATTAACAATGATTTGTTATACATATGTTTGGAACCTCTAGAAATAGCTGGAAAAACGTATACATACATTGTATTTAAGTACAATACTTGAGTTAATGTGCTCAGTTGTTTTCCACCACTTGTAACTAGATGTACTTATTAGTTTAGCAAATATATCAGACTGGGCCTCTCTATACATGCTCATACAATTCAAGACTCTTAATTTGAAGGCATATGATGCTCCACCCCCAGGTGTTGCAGGCCGGTTAAACGTGTGGAAGAGGaagcacatcatcatcatcatcatcatcaccatacTCCTCATCATCACTTCATTTACCTGACATG is a window from the Hippoglossus hippoglossus isolate fHipHip1 chromosome 8, fHipHip1.pri, whole genome shotgun sequence genome containing:
- the hoatz gene encoding UPF0722 protein C11orf88 homolog, with protein sequence MVTTPNNITFLLPPKNMSVHPEDLDQFFTVFDGSAPEDVSHARQLWSSMSMLPPLESRLLLSADIRQRLPVSRPQRGSTAAAGARTSSASETPSAPALRQQREERQRYEAMADQRREILALLRRRREQRIQKELLSEPFKPKVKLGGGNALKVHQSSDCEMDAELVKQLQ